The following proteins are co-located in the Sulfitobacter guttiformis genome:
- the gltB gene encoding glutamate synthase large subunit: protein MTKYDDAWVAREEAKRAFMADKGLYSPEEEHSSCGVGLVVNIDGSRSREVVENGIKALKAIWHRGAVDADGKTGDGAGIHVQIPVPFFYDQVARTGHTPRKEEMLAVGQVFLPRTNFAAQETCRTIVETEVLRMGYYIYGWRHVPVNVECLGEKANATRPEIEQILISNSKGVDEETFERELYVIRRRIEKAAIAAQVPTLYIASMSCRSIIYKGMMLAEQVAEFYPDLMDERFESAFAIYHQRYSTNTFPQWWLAQPFRMLAHNGEINTLKGNLNWMKSHEIRMASGTFGDMAEDIKPIVAAGSSDSAALDAVFEVLVRAGRSAPMAKTMLVPESWSKQAIELPQAWRDMYSYCNSVMEPWDGPAALAMTDGRWVCAGLDRNGLRPMRYVVTSDGMLIAGSEAGMVPLDEARVIRKGALGPGQLLAVDMQEGKLFGDTEIKDKLAAARPFGEWVGKINELDDALAQVTEKPMFTGSELRSRQVAAGYTIEELEQILAPMAEDGKETLASMGDDTPSAVLSNKYRPLSHFFRQNFSQVTNPPIDSLREFRVMSLKTRFGNLKNVLDEDSSQTEILVLDSPFVGNAQFDELMSHFNADKVTLDCTFEPGASNLNKALMRIRAEAEDAVRSGAGHIVLTDHNSGAGKVAMPMILATSAVHSHLTRKGLRTFTSLSVRSAECIDPHYFAVLIGCGATVVNAYLAEDSLADRIGRGLLDGDLTAAIARYREAIDQGLLKIMAKMGISVVSSYRGGLNFEAVGLSRAMCAEFFPGMTSRISGIGITGIQHKAEEVHAKGWSATDTVLPIGGFYKSRKSGETHAWEATSMHMLQAACNRASYEMWKQYSAKMQSNPPIHLRDLLELKKLGEAIPIEEVESITAIRKRFVTPGMSLGALSPEAHKTLNVAMNRIGAKSDSGEGGEDPAHFHPEPNGDNPSAKIKQVASGRFGVTAEYLNQCEELEIKVAQGAKPGEGGQLPGMKVTELIARLRHSTPGVTLISPPPHHDIYSIEDLAQLIYDLKQINPRCKVTVKLVASSGVGTIAAGVAKAKADIILISGHNGGTGASPATSIKYAGLPWEMGLTEAHQVLSMNNLRGRVTLRTDGGLRTGRDIVIAAMLGAEEYGIGTAALIAMGCIMVRQCQSNTCPVGVCTQDEDLRAKFTGNADKVVNLITFYATEVREILASIGARSLDEVIGRADLLTQVSRGSAHLDDLDLNPLLISVDAEMDAVYDRSKPRNAVPDTLDAQIVSDAVRFLEDGEKMQLSYAVQNTHRSVGTRISSHIVKRFGMRNELQANHLTVNLTGSAGQSLGAFAAPGLKLVVAGDANDYVGKGLSGGTVVVRPPMNSMIVASENTIIGNTVLYGATDGYLFAAGRAGERFAVRNSGAQVVIEGCGSNGCEYMTGGVAVILGEIGANFGAGMTGGMAYLYDPAGRAVDMMNHETLVHCAVNSDHWEGQLKALIERHAEETGSRKARDILQHWELEKANFVQICPKEMLSRIPAPLGMEEQAIPAE, encoded by the coding sequence ATGACCAAATATGATGACGCATGGGTAGCACGCGAAGAAGCGAAGCGCGCATTTATGGCCGATAAGGGTTTGTATTCTCCTGAGGAAGAGCATTCATCCTGTGGTGTGGGTCTTGTCGTTAACATTGACGGGTCGCGCTCCCGCGAAGTCGTCGAGAACGGGATAAAGGCGCTCAAGGCCATTTGGCACCGTGGTGCTGTTGATGCGGATGGTAAAACCGGTGATGGTGCCGGCATACATGTTCAAATTCCGGTGCCTTTCTTCTATGATCAGGTGGCCCGCACGGGCCACACCCCGCGCAAGGAGGAAATGCTGGCCGTCGGGCAGGTATTTCTGCCACGCACAAATTTCGCCGCGCAAGAAACATGCCGGACGATTGTCGAGACCGAAGTTTTGCGCATGGGATATTACATTTACGGCTGGCGCCATGTGCCGGTGAACGTGGAATGCCTGGGCGAAAAGGCCAATGCGACACGTCCCGAGATCGAGCAGATTTTGATTTCCAACTCAAAGGGCGTGGACGAGGAGACGTTCGAGCGTGAGCTGTATGTTATTCGCCGCCGTATCGAGAAGGCGGCCATCGCGGCACAGGTGCCGACGCTTTATATCGCGTCCATGTCCTGCCGCTCGATTATCTACAAAGGTATGATGCTGGCCGAGCAGGTGGCAGAGTTCTATCCCGACCTGATGGATGAGCGTTTCGAGAGTGCGTTTGCGATCTATCACCAGCGTTATTCCACCAACACCTTCCCCCAGTGGTGGCTGGCACAACCGTTCCGTATGCTAGCGCATAACGGTGAGATCAACACGCTTAAGGGGAACCTCAACTGGATGAAGTCCCACGAGATCCGTATGGCATCTGGCACCTTTGGCGATATGGCCGAGGACATTAAGCCGATTGTCGCGGCAGGATCGTCGGACAGTGCCGCGCTGGATGCAGTTTTCGAAGTGCTGGTGCGTGCAGGCCGTTCTGCACCGATGGCGAAAACCATGCTGGTACCAGAGTCGTGGTCCAAGCAAGCGATCGAACTGCCGCAGGCGTGGCGCGATATGTACTCCTACTGTAACTCAGTGATGGAGCCGTGGGATGGTCCTGCTGCCCTTGCGATGACCGATGGTCGTTGGGTGTGCGCGGGTCTGGACCGTAACGGTTTGCGTCCGATGCGTTATGTTGTGACCTCCGACGGGATGCTGATTGCAGGCTCCGAGGCGGGTATGGTGCCGTTGGATGAAGCGCGCGTTATCCGCAAGGGTGCTCTTGGGCCGGGTCAGTTGCTCGCCGTGGACATGCAAGAAGGCAAACTGTTTGGCGATACCGAGATCAAGGACAAGCTGGCTGCAGCCCGTCCTTTTGGAGAGTGGGTCGGCAAGATCAACGAGCTGGACGATGCGCTGGCGCAGGTGACAGAAAAGCCAATGTTTACGGGAAGCGAGCTGCGCAGCCGTCAGGTCGCTGCAGGCTATACCATCGAAGAGCTGGAGCAGATTCTGGCACCTATGGCAGAGGACGGTAAAGAAACACTCGCCTCTATGGGGGACGATACGCCGAGCGCAGTGTTGTCGAACAAATACCGGCCGCTGAGTCATTTTTTCAGGCAGAATTTCTCTCAGGTGACGAACCCGCCTATCGACAGCCTGCGCGAATTCCGCGTGATGAGCCTCAAAACGCGGTTCGGGAACCTCAAAAACGTGCTGGACGAGGACAGCAGCCAGACTGAAATTCTGGTGTTGGACAGCCCGTTTGTGGGTAATGCGCAGTTTGACGAGCTTATGAGTCACTTCAATGCAGACAAGGTGACGCTGGATTGTACATTCGAGCCCGGTGCGTCGAACCTGAATAAAGCGCTGATGCGTATTCGTGCCGAGGCCGAGGATGCGGTTCGGTCGGGTGCGGGGCATATTGTGCTGACCGATCATAACAGCGGCGCAGGCAAAGTTGCGATGCCGATGATTTTGGCGACCAGTGCGGTGCACAGCCATCTTACGCGCAAAGGTCTGCGGACTTTTACATCGCTAAGTGTCCGCTCGGCGGAATGCATCGATCCGCATTATTTCGCCGTGCTTATCGGTTGTGGTGCGACCGTTGTGAATGCCTATCTGGCAGAGGATAGTCTGGCCGACCGGATCGGTCGCGGCCTTCTTGACGGTGATTTGACAGCGGCAATTGCGCGGTACCGCGAAGCGATTGATCAAGGCCTGCTGAAAATCATGGCGAAGATGGGGATTTCTGTTGTGTCCTCCTATCGCGGTGGTTTGAATTTCGAGGCCGTGGGCCTGTCGCGTGCAATGTGTGCGGAATTCTTTCCGGGCATGACAAGCCGTATTTCCGGCATCGGGATCACCGGCATACAACACAAAGCAGAGGAAGTTCACGCCAAGGGCTGGAGCGCTACCGACACTGTGCTCCCCATAGGTGGATTTTATAAGTCGCGTAAATCGGGTGAGACGCACGCGTGGGAGGCGACCTCCATGCACATGCTTCAGGCCGCCTGTAACCGTGCGTCCTATGAGATGTGGAAACAGTATTCGGCCAAAATGCAGAGCAATCCGCCGATTCACCTGCGCGACTTGCTGGAGCTGAAAAAGCTGGGCGAGGCGATCCCAATCGAAGAAGTGGAAAGCATCACCGCGATCCGCAAGCGGTTCGTGACGCCCGGTATGTCACTCGGCGCGCTTAGCCCCGAGGCACACAAGACGCTGAACGTGGCGATGAACCGGATCGGCGCCAAGTCGGACAGTGGCGAAGGCGGTGAAGATCCCGCGCATTTCCACCCCGAGCCGAATGGCGACAACCCCTCTGCGAAGATCAAGCAGGTGGCGTCGGGTCGGTTTGGTGTGACGGCGGAATACCTCAATCAGTGTGAAGAGTTGGAGATCAAGGTCGCCCAAGGCGCCAAGCCTGGTGAAGGCGGGCAGCTACCCGGCATGAAAGTGACCGAGCTGATTGCACGGTTGCGCCACTCGACGCCAGGTGTGACGTTGATCTCACCGCCGCCGCACCACGATATCTATTCCATCGAGGATCTGGCACAGCTGATTTATGATCTCAAGCAGATCAACCCGCGCTGTAAGGTGACAGTCAAGTTGGTGGCGTCATCCGGAGTTGGAACGATTGCTGCGGGTGTTGCCAAAGCGAAGGCGGATATCATTCTGATTTCCGGTCACAATGGTGGCACGGGTGCATCCCCCGCAACCTCGATTAAATACGCGGGTCTTCCGTGGGAGATGGGCCTCACAGAGGCACATCAGGTTCTCTCGATGAACAACCTGCGCGGACGTGTAACCTTGCGCACCGATGGTGGGCTTCGCACGGGCCGCGACATTGTTATCGCAGCGATGCTTGGGGCAGAGGAATACGGCATCGGCACAGCGGCGTTGATTGCGATGGGCTGTATCATGGTACGCCAATGCCAAAGCAACACATGTCCCGTAGGTGTGTGTACTCAAGATGAGGATTTGCGGGCCAAGTTCACCGGTAATGCTGATAAGGTGGTAAACCTGATTACGTTCTATGCCACTGAAGTGCGCGAAATTCTGGCGAGTATCGGCGCACGGTCCCTGGATGAAGTAATCGGGCGTGCTGATCTGCTCACACAGGTTAGCCGCGGATCGGCACATCTGGATGATCTGGACCTCAACCCGTTGCTGATCTCGGTCGATGCGGAAATGGATGCGGTTTATGACCGGAGCAAGCCGCGCAATGCGGTGCCGGATACACTGGATGCGCAGATTGTTTCCGACGCTGTCCGCTTTCTCGAGGATGGCGAAAAGATGCAGCTTAGCTATGCAGTGCAGAACACGCACCGCTCGGTGGGTACGCGGATCTCGTCACATATCGTCAAGCGGTTCGGCATGCGCAATGAGCTGCAGGCCAATCACCTCACGGTTAATTTGACCGGCAGTGCTGGTCAGTCTCTGGGAGCGTTTGCGGCACCTGGTCTTAAGCTGGTCGTGGCAGGGGATGCCAACGATTACGTCGGGAAGGGCCTGTCGGGCGGCACGGTCGTTGTACGCCCTCCGATGAACAGCATGATTGTGGCGTCAGAGAACACAATCATTGGCAACACGGTTCTCTATGGTGCAACCGACGGCTATCTGTTTGCCGCTGGTCGCGCGGGTGAGCGTTTTGCTGTGCGCAACTCTGGCGCGCAGGTGGTGATCGAAGGTTGTGGCAGCAATGGCTGTGAATACATGACCGGCGGCGTCGCGGTTATTCTTGGTGAGATCGGTGCCAACTTTGGCGCAGGAATGACCGGCGGAATGGCATACCTCTATGATCCAGCAGGGCGTGCGGTTGATATGATGAACCATGAAACACTGGTCCATTGTGCGGTAAATTCCGATCACTGGGAGGGTCAACTCAAAGCGTTGATAGAGCGCCATGCCGAAGAGACCGGCAGCCGCAAGGCGCGCGATATTCTGCAACACTGGGAGCTGGAGAAAGCCAATTTTGTGCAGATATGCCCAAAGGAAATGCTGAGCCGTATTCCCGCACCTCTTGGAATGGAAGAACAGGCTATCCCCGCAGAATAG
- a CDS encoding GFA family protein yields MSEKMELSGQCLCGAVHVFATTSDPAICACNCEMCRRQNSYAFVSMQVDQDSIVIKGSVKTLKSSDWAQRAFCPECGSTLWYGMQESGHRNMSAGLFGKTGGALVTEYFTDECLVGHGLPGNHEKLTRNETLARFAPSEGDAK; encoded by the coding sequence ATGTCGGAAAAAATGGAGTTGAGCGGCCAGTGTCTTTGCGGTGCAGTTCACGTCTTCGCCACGACATCGGATCCGGCAATATGTGCCTGTAACTGCGAGATGTGCCGACGCCAGAACTCATACGCGTTCGTTTCCATGCAGGTCGATCAGGATAGTATTGTGATCAAGGGTTCGGTGAAAACGTTGAAATCATCGGATTGGGCACAGCGGGCGTTTTGCCCCGAATGTGGATCGACACTCTGGTACGGGATGCAAGAGAGCGGGCACCGCAACATGTCTGCGGGCCTGTTTGGTAAAACGGGGGGTGCGCTGGTGACCGAGTATTTTACAGACGAATGTTTGGTTGGGCATGGATTGCCCGGCAATCATGAAAAATTGACAAGAAACGAGACCTTAGCGCGGTTCGCGCCTTCTGAAGGAGATGCCAAATGA
- a CDS encoding NAD(P)-dependent oxidoreductase, with translation MAKQPMLKFTNVERDMPEKRAPNLRKEDFNEIYAEYAEAKAKEQSSRCSQCGVPYCQTHCPLHNNIPDWLRMTAEGRLQEAYELSQATNTFPEICGRICPQDRLCEGNCVIETSGHGTVTIGSVEKYITDTAWENGWVKPIVASHERTESVGIIGAGPGGLAAADFLRRAGVQVTVYDRYDRAGGLMTYGIPGFKLEKDVVMRRNKQLEEGGVTFKLNCAVGEDISFADIRAAHDAVIIATGVYKSRDLAAPGVGAQGVVRAIDFLTVSNKKSFGDDVPQFTDGSLNASGKRVVVIGGGDTAMDCVRTSIRQGATSVKCLYRRDRANMPGSQREVANAEEEGVVFEWLSAPKGFTGEPVNGVMVQKMRLGQPDATGRQAPELIEGSDYIEEADLVIMALGFEAEDLPTLWDCPDLPVNRWGTVRADYITGRTEAEGVYAVGDIVRGASLVVWAIKDGRDCAEAIVKQFNSASAIAAE, from the coding sequence ATGGCCAAGCAACCTATGTTGAAGTTTACCAATGTTGAGCGGGACATGCCGGAGAAGCGCGCCCCAAACCTCCGCAAGGAAGATTTCAACGAAATTTACGCGGAATATGCGGAGGCGAAGGCGAAGGAGCAATCAAGCCGCTGTAGCCAATGCGGTGTGCCTTATTGTCAGACGCATTGCCCGCTGCACAACAATATTCCCGATTGGTTGCGCATGACTGCTGAAGGGCGGTTGCAAGAAGCCTATGAATTATCTCAAGCGACCAACACCTTCCCGGAGATCTGCGGCCGAATTTGCCCGCAAGACCGTCTGTGTGAGGGCAATTGCGTGATTGAGACATCCGGGCACGGGACGGTAACAATCGGCTCGGTCGAGAAGTACATCACCGACACCGCGTGGGAGAATGGCTGGGTGAAGCCTATCGTCGCCAGCCATGAGCGTACGGAATCAGTAGGTATCATTGGCGCAGGACCAGGTGGCCTTGCGGCTGCGGATTTTTTGCGCCGCGCCGGTGTGCAGGTGACAGTGTATGATCGCTATGACCGCGCAGGTGGTTTGATGACTTATGGCATCCCCGGTTTCAAGCTGGAGAAGGATGTTGTGATGCGCCGCAACAAACAGTTGGAAGAGGGCGGTGTGACCTTCAAGCTCAACTGTGCTGTGGGTGAGGACATTAGTTTTGCCGATATTCGCGCGGCCCATGATGCAGTGATTATCGCCACAGGTGTGTATAAAAGTCGCGATTTGGCAGCCCCCGGTGTAGGTGCACAGGGTGTTGTGCGGGCGATTGATTTCCTGACTGTGAGCAACAAGAAAAGCTTTGGCGATGACGTGCCGCAATTCACTGATGGTAGCCTCAATGCGAGTGGCAAGCGGGTTGTTGTGATTGGCGGTGGCGACACGGCAATGGACTGCGTCCGGACCTCGATACGGCAGGGTGCGACCAGCGTTAAATGTCTCTATCGCCGTGATCGTGCTAACATGCCCGGGAGCCAGCGCGAGGTTGCCAATGCCGAGGAAGAAGGCGTGGTCTTTGAATGGTTAAGCGCGCCAAAAGGGTTTACAGGCGAGCCGGTGAATGGCGTCATGGTTCAGAAGATGCGGCTAGGCCAGCCTGATGCGACGGGGCGCCAGGCTCCCGAGCTTATCGAGGGTTCAGACTACATCGAGGAGGCCGATCTGGTGATTATGGCACTGGGGTTCGAGGCCGAGGATCTGCCAACGCTTTGGGACTGTCCCGATCTGCCGGTAAACCGTTGGGGCACCGTACGTGCCGATTACATCACAGGCCGTACAGAGGCCGAGGGTGTTTATGCCGTCGGTGATATCGTGCGTGGGGCATCTCTGGTTGTTTGGGCAATCAAGGACGGGCGCGATTGCGCCGAGGCGATTGTAAAGCAGTTCAACAGCGCGTCAGCGATAGCCGCGGAATAG
- a CDS encoding undecaprenyl-diphosphate phosphatase produces MMENTTLIAAFLGLIEGLTEFIPVSSTGHILLAGHFLGFDSSGKTFEVVIQLGAVLAILTLYSARLISVFTAAPHDPHARRFIMSVLLAFLPAAFIGVLAHGFIKTVLFETPILIAVMLILGGVVLVFVDRIAPAPVHEDAMKLPISMAVKIGFIQCLAMVPGVSRSGATIVGALMLGASKRAAAEFSFFLSMPTMAGAFAYDLYKNRDVLDVAALGEIAVGFIMAFISAVLVVKWLLGYVSKHGYALFGWWRIVVGSAALLFLINSY; encoded by the coding sequence CTGATGGAAAACACCACACTGATTGCCGCATTTTTGGGGCTTATCGAGGGTCTGACAGAGTTTATTCCTGTGTCCTCGACCGGTCATATTCTGCTGGCGGGGCATTTTCTGGGTTTCGATTCATCGGGTAAAACATTTGAGGTGGTGATTCAGCTCGGTGCTGTGCTGGCAATCCTGACGTTATATTCAGCGCGGTTGATTTCGGTTTTTACAGCCGCCCCTCATGATCCGCATGCGCGGCGGTTTATAATGTCGGTGTTGTTGGCGTTCTTACCTGCCGCATTTATCGGCGTCCTCGCGCACGGATTCATTAAAACAGTTTTGTTCGAGACGCCGATACTGATCGCGGTGATGCTTATTCTGGGTGGGGTCGTGTTGGTTTTCGTCGACCGAATTGCGCCTGCGCCAGTGCATGAAGACGCGATGAAGTTGCCGATTTCAATGGCAGTCAAGATTGGTTTTATCCAGTGCCTTGCGATGGTGCCTGGCGTATCGCGGTCCGGGGCCACGATCGTCGGCGCGCTCATGCTCGGGGCCAGTAAGCGCGCTGCCGCGGAGTTTTCTTTCTTTTTGTCAATGCCGACAATGGCAGGGGCGTTCGCCTACGACCTTTACAAGAATCGCGATGTTTTGGATGTGGCGGCACTCGGTGAGATCGCTGTCGGGTTTATCATGGCGTTCATATCTGCTGTTTTGGTCGTGAAGTGGCTGCTGGGCTACGTGAGTAAGCATGGGTACGCTCTTTTTGGTTGGTGGCGTATCGTAGTTGGATCTGCTGCATTATTGTTTCTTATCAATAGCTACTAA
- a CDS encoding complex I NDUFA9 subunit family protein, protein MSKLVTIYGGSGFVGRYIARRMAKAGWRVRVAVRRPNEAIFVKTYGVVGQVEPVLCNIRDDASVASVMSGADAVINCVGVLSERGKNSFEAVQSDGPARIARLAQEAGITCMVHISAIGADLDSDSDYARTKAEGEAGVLRHQPDALILRPSIVFGSEDAFFNRFAGMARMSPVLPVVGASTRFQPVYVDDVAQAAVMGVVGNVKGIYELGGPVTMNFRDLMALMLEVIRRRRLVLNIPFFAAKVMAFGFDMLEKVTLGLLSNGMITRDQVKNLRRDNVVAETAMGFDDLGITPVAMVSVLPEYLWRFRPSGQFDAIKESASNLRSS, encoded by the coding sequence ATGTCTAAGCTGGTTACAATCTATGGCGGTTCAGGCTTTGTCGGGCGGTATATTGCACGGCGGATGGCAAAGGCGGGATGGCGGGTGCGTGTTGCAGTGCGGCGCCCCAACGAAGCGATATTCGTAAAAACCTACGGTGTTGTTGGGCAGGTCGAGCCTGTATTGTGCAACATCCGTGATGATGCCTCCGTCGCTTCGGTGATGAGCGGTGCGGATGCCGTAATCAACTGCGTTGGTGTGCTGTCCGAGCGCGGCAAGAACAGCTTTGAGGCAGTGCAGTCCGATGGTCCGGCCCGTATTGCGCGGCTGGCGCAGGAAGCAGGGATCACCTGTATGGTGCATATCTCTGCGATCGGGGCCGATCTAGACAGTGACAGTGATTACGCAAGGACCAAAGCGGAAGGCGAGGCCGGTGTCTTGCGCCACCAGCCTGATGCCTTGATCCTGCGGCCGTCGATTGTTTTCGGATCAGAGGATGCGTTTTTCAACCGCTTTGCCGGTATGGCGCGCATGTCGCCTGTCCTGCCTGTGGTCGGGGCCAGTACGCGCTTTCAGCCGGTGTATGTTGATGATGTTGCGCAGGCCGCTGTTATGGGTGTGGTGGGCAATGTAAAAGGAATCTACGAGCTGGGCGGACCGGTTACGATGAATTTCCGTGATTTGATGGCACTCATGCTGGAAGTGATCCGTCGCCGGAGGCTGGTGCTAAACATTCCATTCTTTGCAGCCAAGGTGATGGCGTTCGGATTTGATATGCTTGAAAAGGTTACCCTCGGGCTTCTATCGAACGGGATGATTACACGCGATCAGGTCAAAAATCTGCGCCGCGATAATGTTGTGGCCGAGACTGCGATGGGCTTTGATGATTTAGGGATTACGCCTGTTGCTATGGTGTCGGTACTGCCTGAATATCTGTGGCGGTTTCGTCCTTCAGGTCAGTTTGACGCGATCAAGGAATCGGCAAGCAATCTGCGCTCGAGCTGA
- a CDS encoding M20/M25/M40 family metallo-hydrolase yields MSEIDAIFEFISKNEQSYVDRVMDYVRHPSISAHNIGIREVATMLVEHLDRLGFEARLVETPGHPFVLGHRIVDPSKPTVLLYGHYDVQPPDPLEAWVSPPFEPEVRDGRIWARGIGDNKGQHFAQLLAIEAHLEVTGTLPCNIIFCLEGEEEIGSPQIADFVRTHMEELQADLVVTSDGPLHESGQPVITFGVRGVASFDLVAKGASRDVHSGNFGGIVPNPVWTLVHLLATMKDADGNITVEGITEPVIPATNLELDAASRLPLDLETVMADLGLEALDGPQDRPYWDRLMFHPTLTINGFHGGYGGPGSKTVLPNHAIAKCDVRLVEPLTPDHVFERIEAHVAKHAPTVEVVRHNGMLPSKTPMDTPFAGTIIRAVKRARGVDPLLYPTVGGSLPDYVWTKILNKPAFVVPYANADEANHAPNENLEVVRFIDGIRTGASVLFELGQTG; encoded by the coding sequence ATGAGCGAGATCGACGCTATTTTCGAGTTTATCAGCAAAAATGAGCAAAGCTATGTCGACCGCGTCATGGACTATGTTCGGCATCCATCGATTTCCGCCCATAACATCGGCATTAGGGAGGTGGCGACAATGCTGGTGGAGCATCTGGACAGGCTCGGGTTCGAGGCGCGGTTGGTGGAAACGCCGGGCCATCCGTTTGTATTGGGACACCGTATTGTAGATCCGTCAAAGCCTACCGTTTTGCTGTACGGTCACTATGACGTGCAGCCGCCCGATCCGCTGGAGGCATGGGTAAGCCCGCCGTTTGAGCCCGAAGTGCGGGATGGCCGCATCTGGGCGCGCGGTATTGGTGACAACAAGGGCCAGCATTTTGCGCAACTTCTGGCGATTGAGGCACATCTGGAAGTCACTGGGACCCTGCCGTGCAACATTATCTTCTGTTTGGAGGGCGAAGAGGAGATCGGATCCCCTCAGATTGCGGATTTCGTCCGTACCCACATGGAAGAGCTGCAGGCGGATCTTGTTGTCACGTCGGACGGCCCGCTTCATGAAAGCGGTCAGCCGGTCATCACCTTCGGCGTACGCGGTGTTGCCTCGTTCGATCTGGTGGCTAAGGGGGCGTCGCGGGACGTGCATTCAGGTAACTTTGGCGGCATTGTTCCAAATCCGGTCTGGACGCTGGTGCATCTGCTGGCAACGATGAAAGACGCGGACGGAAACATCACCGTCGAGGGGATAACCGAGCCTGTCATTCCGGCAACAAATCTGGAACTAGATGCCGCATCGCGCCTACCGCTTGATCTTGAAACCGTGATGGCCGACCTAGGGCTCGAAGCGCTCGATGGTCCGCAGGACCGGCCGTATTGGGACCGGTTGATGTTTCATCCGACCCTGACGATAAACGGCTTTCATGGTGGGTATGGTGGCCCCGGCAGCAAGACTGTTCTACCAAATCACGCTATCGCAAAATGTGATGTACGGCTGGTAGAGCCTTTGACCCCCGACCATGTTTTCGAGCGAATCGAGGCCCATGTAGCCAAGCATGCGCCGACGGTCGAGGTGGTTCGCCACAACGGTATGCTCCCCTCCAAAACGCCGATGGATACGCCTTTTGCAGGCACGATCATTCGCGCTGTAAAACGGGCGCGAGGGGTGGATCCGTTGCTTTATCCCACCGTTGGCGGCAGCTTGCCTGATTACGTCTGGACGAAAATCCTGAACAAGCCTGCTTTCGTCGTGCCCTATGCAAATGCCGATGAAGCAAATCACGCTCCGAATGAGAATCTCGAAGTGGTTCGGTTTATCGACGGGATCCGGACAGGGGCATCTGTTTTGTTCGAGTTGGGCCAGACCGGATGA